Proteins found in one Corynebacterium sanguinis genomic segment:
- the eccCa gene encoding type VII secretion protein EccCa: MLGLDHTAVLVPQHAHAAEPAPPLPQGRLIAEPVPEARRDAPQPIMKILMPVVMVVAIGAMVATLALSGRDVSPMMMIFPLMMVLSTLMMVNPPDQQGDIDETRRVYLRHLDALAAQARRNARLQRAHVTHFHPEPAELIHATPTSRVWERAFDSPRAWEVRFGEGATSLCTPIEVGDPGSPEDLDPVCAVSLRRTVAAVSTVPAMPIVVQLSAFPAITLAGPRAAEVARAVISQLCFFHGPEMVGVVNLHGDPDFGWVKWLPHTRDPDHAALCVAVADSAQASAALLTPGIDCVIVVDADPDYIGDEDSLHLSCAEEIVAHTLEGAETLGRPDVFSVAQAQLLARHLAFYRRPEDTGASGAASDLLSMLGIADIDDLNPHSMWRGREGTRQNLVVPFGATPDGVPVHLDLKESAHGGMGPHGLCIGATGAGKSEFLKCLVTALVATHSPEELNLVLVDFKGGATFLGCEALPHTAAVITNLDNEAVLVERMYDAISGELNRRQELLRSAGNFANITDYSAARRGGRADLAALPALLIIVDEFSELLVQHPHFVDLFVAVGRLGRSLGVHLLLASQRLEEGKLRGLDSHLSYRIGLRTFSAGESRQVLGVPDAYELPNEPGNGYLKAGAPELTRFRAAYVSGPLTRRVELGEVQARPSVGLFRGWESPELAASEGSTVVSVDESTTLLDAVVAKARQTAELRGLRAHQVWLPPLPESVELSAVCESSQPLSVSIGLIDDPYHQRQEHASVDFSAAGGHVAVAGGPQSGKSMALRTIVAALAVTHSTAELCFYAIDAGAGRMEDLAVLPHVAGTATRAQGERARRIVDEVCAIIDNPARAGGRQVFLVVDGWHAIVAADSPLEDLRDPLARIASEGPAAGVHLIVSTQRWNAIRAAVRDLIGTRFELHLAEAADSLISRKEQLRVPAAPGRGLAPDGRHMLVAATHPQDLAHIAAQAAAQPRVPQLKVLPAVVDARSLLDAPTGQRLPFGIGGSQLDTLFLDAAHLLAIGSRGSGKSTLIATLLAGICSLPRQRARIVLVDPRRTHLHLSGSDMVAAYAVASSVSETVNAAVETLRSRLPGPEVTAEQLAERSWWEGPDIYLIIDDLDIVGDEPFRPLLSLLPHAHDVGLHVIVARKFGGSARALYSGLLAALKDLTPDVLIFDGNKDEGALFGVKPASKPPGRATLMRAGHNAGDVQIATLEPEGEGQ; this comes from the coding sequence GTGCTCGGTCTAGACCACACTGCGGTTTTGGTGCCGCAACACGCTCACGCGGCGGAACCGGCGCCGCCGCTGCCGCAGGGCAGGCTCATCGCCGAGCCCGTGCCGGAGGCGCGACGCGACGCGCCACAGCCGATCATGAAAATCCTGATGCCGGTGGTGATGGTCGTTGCGATTGGCGCGATGGTCGCCACGCTCGCGTTGTCGGGCCGCGACGTCAGCCCGATGATGATGATTTTCCCGCTGATGATGGTGCTGAGCACGCTCATGATGGTTAACCCGCCCGATCAGCAGGGCGATATCGACGAAACTCGGCGGGTGTACCTGCGCCACCTCGACGCGTTGGCGGCGCAGGCGCGTCGTAACGCGAGGCTGCAGCGCGCCCACGTCACGCACTTCCACCCCGAGCCGGCCGAGCTGATCCACGCCACGCCGACGTCGCGGGTCTGGGAGCGGGCCTTTGACTCGCCGCGCGCCTGGGAGGTGCGCTTCGGCGAGGGCGCGACCTCGCTGTGCACCCCGATTGAGGTGGGCGACCCGGGCTCGCCGGAGGACTTGGACCCCGTGTGCGCGGTGAGTCTGCGTCGCACGGTGGCGGCGGTGAGCACGGTGCCGGCCATGCCGATCGTCGTGCAGCTTAGCGCGTTTCCGGCGATCACTCTGGCTGGCCCGCGCGCCGCGGAGGTGGCGCGCGCGGTGATCAGCCAGCTCTGCTTCTTCCACGGCCCGGAGATGGTGGGGGTGGTCAACTTGCACGGGGATCCGGACTTCGGGTGGGTCAAGTGGCTGCCGCACACGCGCGACCCAGACCACGCGGCATTGTGCGTCGCCGTCGCCGACAGCGCGCAGGCCAGCGCCGCTCTTCTGACACCCGGGATCGACTGCGTCATCGTGGTCGACGCGGATCCCGACTACATCGGCGATGAGGACTCCCTGCACCTGTCCTGCGCCGAGGAAATCGTCGCGCACACACTCGAGGGGGCCGAGACGCTGGGCCGGCCCGACGTGTTTAGCGTCGCCCAGGCGCAGTTGCTTGCCCGCCACCTGGCCTTTTACCGCCGGCCGGAGGACACCGGTGCCAGCGGGGCCGCCTCGGATCTGCTGTCGATGCTGGGCATTGCCGATATCGACGACCTCAACCCGCACTCGATGTGGCGCGGCAGGGAGGGCACCCGGCAGAACCTGGTCGTGCCGTTCGGCGCGACGCCCGACGGGGTGCCCGTGCACCTGGATCTTAAAGAGTCCGCCCACGGCGGCATGGGCCCGCACGGGTTGTGCATTGGTGCGACCGGTGCTGGAAAGTCCGAGTTCTTAAAATGCCTGGTCACGGCCCTTGTTGCCACGCACTCGCCGGAGGAGCTCAACTTGGTGCTGGTCGATTTCAAGGGAGGCGCCACCTTCCTCGGGTGCGAGGCGCTGCCGCATACGGCGGCCGTGATCACCAACCTCGATAACGAGGCGGTGCTCGTCGAGCGCATGTACGACGCCATCTCCGGCGAGCTGAACCGGCGCCAGGAGTTGCTGCGCAGCGCGGGCAACTTCGCAAACATCACGGACTACTCCGCGGCGCGGCGCGGCGGGCGCGCGGACCTTGCCGCGCTACCGGCGCTGCTCATCATCGTCGATGAGTTCTCCGAGCTGCTAGTTCAGCACCCGCACTTTGTGGACCTGTTTGTCGCAGTCGGCAGGCTGGGCCGCTCGCTGGGTGTTCACCTCCTGCTGGCTTCGCAGCGCTTGGAGGAGGGCAAGTTGCGCGGGCTGGATTCCCACCTGTCGTACCGCATTGGTCTGCGCACGTTCTCCGCGGGCGAGTCGCGCCAGGTGCTCGGCGTGCCCGACGCCTACGAGCTGCCGAACGAGCCCGGCAACGGTTACCTCAAGGCGGGTGCGCCGGAGCTGACCCGCTTCCGCGCCGCGTACGTGTCCGGGCCGCTGACCCGCCGTGTGGAGCTCGGGGAGGTCCAGGCGCGCCCGAGCGTGGGGCTGTTTCGCGGCTGGGAGTCGCCGGAGCTCGCCGCGTCCGAGGGGTCGACGGTGGTGAGCGTGGATGAGTCGACGACGCTTCTCGACGCTGTCGTCGCCAAGGCGCGCCAGACCGCTGAGCTGCGTGGGTTGCGCGCCCACCAGGTGTGGCTGCCGCCGCTGCCCGAGTCGGTGGAGCTGTCGGCGGTGTGCGAGTCGTCGCAGCCGCTGAGCGTCTCCATCGGGCTTATCGACGACCCCTACCACCAGCGCCAAGAGCACGCGAGCGTAGATTTCTCCGCGGCTGGGGGACACGTCGCTGTGGCGGGCGGGCCCCAGTCGGGCAAGTCCATGGCGCTGCGCACGATCGTCGCGGCGCTCGCTGTGACGCATTCCACCGCCGAGCTGTGCTTCTACGCGATCGACGCTGGCGCCGGGCGTATGGAGGATCTCGCGGTGCTGCCGCACGTTGCGGGTACCGCGACGCGCGCGCAAGGGGAGCGGGCCCGCCGCATTGTCGACGAGGTGTGCGCCATCATCGACAACCCTGCCCGCGCGGGCGGACGCCAGGTGTTCTTAGTGGTTGACGGTTGGCACGCGATCGTCGCCGCCGACTCGCCGCTGGAGGATCTGCGTGACCCGCTCGCCCGCATCGCCTCGGAAGGCCCCGCGGCCGGCGTCCACCTGATCGTGTCCACGCAACGGTGGAACGCGATCCGCGCAGCCGTGCGCGACCTAATCGGGACGCGCTTCGAGCTGCACCTTGCCGAGGCGGCGGATTCGCTGATCAGCAGGAAAGAGCAGCTCAGGGTGCCTGCCGCGCCGGGCCGCGGTCTCGCGCCAGACGGCAGGCACATGCTCGTTGCCGCCACGCACCCTCAAGACCTCGCGCACATTGCCGCCCAGGCCGCCGCGCAGCCGCGGGTGCCGCAGCTCAAGGTCCTGCCCGCGGTGGTGGATGCACGCTCGCTTCTCGACGCCCCCACCGGCCAGCGCCTCCCCTTCGGCATCGGGGGCAGCCAGCTTGACACGCTCTTCCTCGATGCCGCGCACCTTTTGGCGATCGGCTCGCGGGGAAGCGGCAAGTCGACGCTGATTGCCACGCTTTTGGCGGGGATCTGCTCGCTGCCGAGGCAGCGCGCCCGGATCGTGCTCGTGGATCCGCGGCGCACGCACCTGCACCTCAGCGGCTCGGACATGGTTGCTGCGTACGCCGTGGCGTCGTCGGTAAGCGAGACGGTCAACGCGGCGGTGGAAACCTTGCGCTCTAGGCTGCCGGGCCCGGAGGTCACCGCCGAGCAGCTCGCGGAGCGGTCGTGGTGGGAGGGCCCGGATATCTACCTAATTATCGATGACCTCGACATTGTCGGCGACGAGCCGTTTCGGCCCCTGCTGTCGCTGCTGCCCCACGCGCACGATGTCGGGTTGCACGTCATCGTCGCGCGCAAGTTCGGCGGCAGCGCCAGGGCGCTCTACAGCGGTCTGCTCGCCGCGCTGAAAGACCTCACCCCCGACGTCCTCATCTTCGACGGCAACAAAGACGAAGGTGCCCTGTTCGGGGTCAAACCCGCGTCGAAGCCGCCCGGGAGGGCGACGTTGATGCGCGCCGGGCACAACGCTGGCGACGTTCAGATTGCCACTCTCGAACCGGAAGGCGAGGGGCAATGA
- the eccD gene encoding type VII secretion integral membrane protein EccD, whose protein sequence is MVATSAHHIVRVTVRIDVASFHRDIDLTLPTSSTFAEILPELARLVDLPPLSRPWEVTTVAGALLDQHRPLYQQRLSDGHIIVLRPREPVPPPVVRDAAESLAAASADDRAPQGLDIVAAAVGAAVIGLLTGLPAAAAAALFAVSILARSRALFAGFAVVAAVSTGLWVGELDVALGVAAAAATLIAGAGLGVVLKLSDTPITATLATTAALLGAGACAAAWLSPPTAPAAAVVLAGLGAVMFTPAVATRASGIAIPRVPTAGENFSIADTHQHDVDVRGRVARRVTAGVSAGVCLCCVPALTWLGWLGGGWVSAFSLCTGGALVLHSFRHHDTASRIALAVTAYAAVACACLAVTDNAHPVWLGFSYFLAALTLTAPLWSARVPDLEPTSLVWFERAEALAIIAVFPLGLLLMGAFDLIRGA, encoded by the coding sequence ATGGTTGCCACGTCTGCGCACCACATCGTTCGCGTCACCGTCCGCATTGACGTCGCATCGTTTCACCGCGACATCGACCTGACGCTGCCGACGTCGTCCACGTTCGCCGAGATCCTGCCTGAGTTGGCGCGCTTGGTCGATCTGCCCCCGTTGTCGCGCCCGTGGGAGGTCACCACCGTCGCCGGAGCCCTGCTCGATCAGCATCGCCCGCTGTATCAGCAGCGGCTTAGCGACGGCCACATCATCGTGCTGCGCCCTCGCGAACCCGTGCCCCCGCCCGTTGTGCGCGACGCCGCGGAGTCCCTCGCGGCCGCATCCGCCGACGACCGCGCGCCGCAAGGCCTGGACATCGTGGCCGCGGCCGTAGGTGCTGCGGTGATCGGCCTGCTCACGGGGCTGCCGGCGGCGGCGGCGGCAGCACTGTTCGCGGTGAGCATTCTGGCGCGCTCCCGCGCGCTGTTCGCCGGTTTCGCTGTGGTTGCCGCGGTGAGCACCGGGCTGTGGGTCGGCGAGCTCGACGTGGCCCTCGGTGTCGCTGCCGCCGCCGCGACGCTCATCGCCGGCGCCGGGCTCGGCGTGGTGCTCAAGCTTTCCGACACCCCAATCACCGCCACCCTGGCCACCACCGCCGCCCTGCTCGGCGCCGGTGCATGCGCGGCGGCGTGGTTGTCACCTCCCACCGCGCCGGCCGCCGCGGTAGTGCTCGCCGGGCTCGGCGCGGTGATGTTCACGCCCGCCGTGGCAACGCGTGCCTCGGGCATCGCCATCCCGCGGGTGCCCACCGCGGGAGAGAACTTCTCCATCGCGGACACCCACCAGCACGACGTCGACGTGCGCGGGCGGGTGGCGCGCCGCGTCACCGCCGGCGTGTCCGCCGGGGTGTGTTTGTGCTGCGTGCCCGCGCTCACGTGGCTGGGATGGCTCGGCGGGGGCTGGGTGAGCGCGTTTAGCCTCTGCACAGGCGGTGCGCTCGTGCTGCACTCGTTTCGCCACCACGACACCGCGTCGCGCATCGCGCTCGCTGTTACGGCGTACGCCGCGGTCGCATGCGCCTGCCTCGCCGTAACCGACAACGCGCACCCGGTGTGGCTGGGGTTTTCTTACTTCCTCGCGGCGCTAACGCTGACCGCGCCGCTGTGGTCGGCCCGGGTGCCCGATTTGGAGCCGACGTCGCTGGTGTGGTTCGAGCGCGCGGAGGCACTCGCGATTATCGCGGTGTTCCCGCTCGGGCTGTTACTAATGGGCGCCTTCGACCTGATTCGGGGCGCGTGA
- a CDS encoding S8 family serine peptidase, with translation MRGRAAIVAATFLAPALVAPGAAAQDVVCAPPAHADAPATPEWAPQLRRFATGAGVRVAVIDTGVAASPELDQLVAGGDFVTPDAPDALFDCDAHGTVVAGIIAGTTAGIAPDAEVISIRQTSAHYREQESSPGAGSVRTLVDALNNALDLQADVINISVVSCLDPRVAPRVDTTGLDAALARAEAEGAVVVAAAGNVTSQCPQGSSVIPSHSPTVLAVGARSDAHQLADYSVEVPESSTQLSAPGDVAVALSPDGRGWAAGTLDAQGNVIAFEGTSFAAPVVTGSVALLRQRHPELTPAEVRTLVAASAQPHGGAIDPLSVVTQLRPESPTQDHTVLVSAAQQSTSAAAERWRSVVIGLAAVLVIAVVGAAIRRPH, from the coding sequence ATGCGCGGGCGCGCTGCCATCGTCGCTGCCACATTCCTCGCGCCCGCCCTGGTCGCGCCGGGTGCCGCCGCCCAGGACGTAGTGTGCGCCCCGCCCGCCCACGCGGACGCACCCGCCACGCCCGAGTGGGCCCCGCAACTGCGCCGGTTCGCCACCGGCGCGGGAGTGCGTGTGGCGGTGATTGACACCGGGGTGGCCGCCTCGCCCGAGCTGGACCAGCTCGTCGCGGGCGGGGACTTCGTCACCCCGGACGCACCCGACGCGCTGTTTGACTGCGACGCCCACGGCACCGTCGTCGCCGGAATCATCGCGGGCACGACCGCCGGCATTGCCCCGGACGCGGAGGTGATTTCCATCCGCCAAACCTCCGCCCACTACCGCGAGCAGGAATCGAGCCCCGGCGCGGGCAGCGTGCGAACGCTTGTCGACGCCCTTAACAACGCCCTCGACCTCCAAGCCGACGTAATCAACATTTCCGTCGTCTCGTGCCTCGACCCGCGCGTTGCCCCGCGGGTCGACACCACCGGCCTCGATGCCGCCCTCGCGCGGGCGGAGGCCGAAGGGGCCGTGGTGGTGGCCGCGGCAGGCAACGTCACCTCGCAGTGCCCGCAGGGCTCGAGCGTGATCCCATCGCACTCCCCGACCGTGCTGGCGGTTGGTGCGCGCTCGGACGCGCACCAACTCGCCGACTATTCCGTTGAGGTGCCGGAGTCGTCGACGCAGCTGTCGGCGCCGGGCGATGTGGCGGTTGCGCTGTCACCCGATGGGCGCGGCTGGGCCGCAGGCACGCTCGACGCGCAGGGCAACGTGATTGCGTTTGAGGGCACAAGCTTCGCCGCACCCGTCGTGACGGGCTCAGTGGCGTTGCTGCGCCAGAGGCACCCAGAGCTCACGCCCGCCGAGGTCCGCACCCTGGTTGCCGCCTCGGCGCAGCCGCACGGCGGCGCCATCGACCCGCTATCAGTGGTGACCCAGCTGCGGCCAGAGTCCCCGACGCAGGATCACACCGTGCTGGTCTCCGCCGCGCAGCAGTCGACGTCCGCGGCGGCCGAGCGCTGGCGCAGCGTCGTCATCGGCCTCGCGGCAGTGCTGGTCATCGCCGTCGTCGGCGCTGCTATTCGACGCCCCCACTAA
- the eccB gene encoding type VII secretion protein EccB: MSSHSPRRLLPTTRAQVSGHRFMRRRVEHGLIFGDIRMIHDPLASRQRATIFSVVAVLLIAAITALFAWLRPNADPGDAPILRSSSGELYVRINDIVHPVTNLTSARLIVGAPEQPQRIGDNNLLAQPRGVPVGLAVAPSLFAPRDSADLSWSACTSGGEVGVIAGPAASPLAGASAVLAEVGGQQWLVTGEGRRELPPADTPTGRVIRRALGVDASTPRWSPPSQLLDAIKEDAPLDLPDPLPEVAVNGADAWAIAADGGVQPLSRLQSEILTQAGASQRSVDSAELAQLPDADPPSDIRLPAEVPAWVDPATETVCATEAQVGATYTAPVPSSIALSGDAVAVAFSGLDDGSVAVDSGHGYHVVSIIGMRHDVPNRNVLDMIGAEHVEQVPWEIIALLPQGDTLTQDGALVTAY, translated from the coding sequence ATGTCGTCTCATTCGCCGCGGCGGTTGCTGCCCACCACGCGCGCCCAGGTGTCGGGGCACCGCTTCATGCGCCGCAGGGTTGAGCACGGGCTGATCTTCGGGGATATCCGGATGATCCACGACCCGTTGGCGTCGCGGCAGCGCGCCACGATATTCAGCGTTGTTGCGGTGCTGCTCATCGCCGCGATCACAGCGCTGTTTGCGTGGCTGCGGCCCAACGCCGATCCGGGCGATGCACCCATCCTGCGCTCCTCCAGCGGCGAGCTGTATGTCCGCATCAACGACATCGTTCACCCGGTCACGAACCTGACCTCGGCGCGGCTGATCGTCGGTGCGCCCGAGCAGCCGCAGCGCATTGGCGACAACAACCTGCTCGCGCAGCCGCGCGGGGTGCCGGTGGGCCTCGCGGTGGCGCCGTCGTTGTTCGCCCCGCGCGATAGCGCGGACCTGTCGTGGTCGGCGTGCACGTCAGGCGGCGAGGTCGGCGTCATAGCCGGGCCGGCTGCGAGTCCGCTCGCCGGGGCGTCGGCCGTGCTCGCCGAGGTGGGCGGGCAGCAGTGGTTGGTCACGGGCGAAGGCCGCCGCGAGTTGCCGCCCGCCGACACCCCCACAGGTCGCGTTATCCGCCGCGCGCTCGGCGTCGATGCCAGCACCCCGCGCTGGTCGCCGCCGTCGCAGCTTCTCGACGCCATCAAGGAAGACGCCCCGCTTGACCTGCCTGACCCGCTGCCCGAGGTCGCTGTCAATGGCGCCGACGCGTGGGCAATCGCAGCCGATGGCGGCGTCCAGCCGCTGAGCCGGCTGCAGAGCGAGATCCTCACTCAAGCCGGCGCGTCGCAGCGCTCGGTGGACAGCGCCGAACTCGCGCAGCTTCCCGACGCCGACCCGCCAAGCGACATCCGCCTGCCCGCCGAGGTGCCGGCCTGGGTCGACCCGGCCACGGAAACGGTGTGCGCCACCGAAGCGCAGGTCGGCGCGACGTACACCGCGCCCGTGCCCTCCTCGATCGCGCTGTCCGGCGACGCGGTCGCGGTCGCTTTCTCGGGGCTTGACGACGGCTCCGTTGCCGTCGATTCAGGCCACGGCTACCACGTCGTCTCTATCATCGGCATGCGTCACGACGTCCCGAACCGCAACGTGCTCGACATGATCGGCGCCGAGCACGTCGAGCAGGTGCCGTGGGAGATCATCGCGCTGCTGCCGCAGGGAGACACGCTGACCCAGGATGGGGCGCTGGTGACGGCGTATTAG
- a CDS encoding DUF6541 family protein yields MSLTGAFVVAVMLFTLPGFIISWVAGVKAPAAAASAMPVTFGIMGMSAWMWGETTAPFNMLTFTISFLFTLGCAVLWRWAMDRRLRTASTWRERFLPEGWRAGSVADPAWVVPAIGVIGGAWMIVGDRLNWLARVPHGTDNIVQGWDVQWHANVVRFIREEGIASPTRMGELQNIETQAQLLYPTGYHSGIALFAQVAGLEPIPALNIAAAILPGLTLPLTMACLALAVTQSRGLTAQVAAALAALACYVAPTLMWIPDYVGMWPYLFAVTLTGIVIWQFCSTPARPALAFPAMLGFLGVLVVHPSAVTIVAVAVTLFWLTRLLFVPVTTRLKDFLWIAGPAVVGALLYLPQMLQGSGQAEEVAEWGATEGDLTPTPWKTILMMRTRHSVQFFPDFDATVLLWLAVFGAVVVVAWRRQVWPVLFFGISAMAAVHSLEPFDGVVGTVLSAIANLHYNTAHRLVMPVSMLTIVGAAIGVAAAIRLLTLAPLAARKGSPRWRWASISASLVVALIAGAGTVAWARDTSELGAQGAYTGARMDMRMVSDNDRIAFDWLATQPAAWEGLTYGEPDDGHSWIYAYNGVPTLSRHYLWPTSGRGSMMDRIHYHTDALGEGLRGDPGSENPVDEAAIELGVKFIISSPDNFWWHVVPRYEQLKGLWVAEGATPVYARGNTVIFAVNDAFTPAELRAMKRDAREHGSEEIPQLEPIGAAGAG; encoded by the coding sequence ATGTCGCTAACGGGCGCCTTTGTGGTCGCCGTCATGCTGTTCACGCTGCCAGGATTCATCATCTCCTGGGTCGCGGGGGTGAAGGCGCCAGCGGCGGCCGCGAGCGCGATGCCGGTGACCTTCGGCATCATGGGGATGAGCGCATGGATGTGGGGCGAGACGACCGCGCCGTTTAACATGCTCACATTCACCATCAGCTTCCTGTTCACGCTCGGCTGCGCGGTGCTGTGGCGCTGGGCGATGGACCGACGGTTGCGCACGGCGTCGACGTGGCGGGAGCGGTTCTTGCCCGAGGGGTGGCGGGCCGGCAGCGTGGCGGACCCAGCGTGGGTGGTCCCCGCGATAGGCGTTATCGGTGGTGCGTGGATGATCGTCGGCGATCGCTTGAACTGGTTGGCGCGCGTGCCGCACGGCACGGACAACATCGTGCAGGGCTGGGACGTGCAGTGGCACGCCAACGTGGTGCGGTTCATCCGGGAGGAAGGCATCGCCTCGCCCACGCGGATGGGTGAGTTGCAAAACATTGAAACGCAGGCGCAGCTTCTGTACCCCACCGGCTACCACTCGGGCATCGCACTGTTTGCGCAGGTTGCCGGGCTTGAGCCGATCCCAGCGCTCAACATTGCCGCTGCCATTCTCCCCGGCCTGACGCTGCCGCTGACGATGGCGTGTCTCGCGCTGGCGGTGACGCAGTCGCGCGGGCTGACCGCGCAGGTCGCTGCCGCGCTGGCGGCGCTGGCCTGCTACGTGGCACCGACGCTGATGTGGATTCCCGACTACGTCGGAATGTGGCCCTACCTCTTCGCGGTCACGCTGACCGGCATCGTGATCTGGCAGTTCTGCTCCACCCCGGCCCGGCCCGCGCTGGCCTTTCCCGCGATGCTCGGCTTCCTCGGCGTCCTGGTCGTCCACCCGTCGGCGGTCACCATCGTCGCCGTTGCAGTCACCCTGTTTTGGCTCACCCGGCTGCTGTTCGTCCCGGTTACAACCCGGCTCAAGGACTTCCTCTGGATCGCGGGGCCCGCCGTGGTCGGCGCACTGCTTTACCTGCCACAAATGCTGCAGGGCTCTGGCCAAGCCGAAGAGGTTGCCGAGTGGGGGGCTACCGAAGGAGACCTGACTCCGACACCGTGGAAGACCATCCTGATGATGCGCACCCGCCACTCGGTGCAGTTCTTCCCCGACTTCGACGCGACGGTTCTGCTGTGGCTGGCCGTTTTCGGCGCGGTGGTTGTCGTCGCGTGGCGCCGCCAGGTGTGGCCCGTGCTCTTCTTCGGGATCAGCGCCATGGCGGCCGTCCACTCGCTCGAGCCGTTCGACGGTGTGGTGGGCACCGTGTTGTCAGCCATCGCCAACCTGCACTACAACACCGCGCACCGCTTGGTCATGCCGGTGAGCATGCTCACCATCGTCGGCGCCGCGATCGGTGTGGCGGCTGCGATCCGCCTGTTGACGCTCGCGCCGCTAGCTGCGCGGAAGGGTTCGCCGCGTTGGCGGTGGGCGTCGATAAGCGCCTCGCTCGTTGTCGCTCTCATCGCGGGCGCGGGGACCGTGGCGTGGGCGCGCGACACGTCCGAGCTCGGTGCGCAAGGGGCATACACCGGGGCCAGGATGGACATGAGGATGGTCTCGGACAACGACCGCATCGCCTTCGACTGGCTGGCCACCCAGCCCGCCGCATGGGAAGGGCTGACCTACGGCGAACCCGACGACGGGCACTCCTGGATCTACGCCTACAACGGTGTGCCCACGCTGTCGCGGCACTACCTGTGGCCCACCTCGGGGCGCGGCTCCATGATGGACCGGATCCACTATCACACCGACGCGCTCGGCGAGGGGCTGCGTGGCGACCCGGGATCGGAAAACCCCGTCGACGAAGCGGCCATCGAACTCGGCGTGAAATTCATTATTTCCAGCCCCGACAACTTCTGGTGGCACGTCGTTCCGCGTTATGAGCAGCTCAAGGGCCTGTGGGTGGCCGAGGGGGCGACACCCGTGTACGCGCGGGGCAATACCGTGATCTTCGCGGTCAACGATGCGTTCACCCCCGCCGAGCTGCGGGCTATGAAGCGTGACGCGCGGGAGCACGGTTCCGAGGAGATCCCGCAGCTTGAACCCATCGGGGCGGCTGGGGCCGGGTAG
- the truA gene encoding tRNA pseudouridine(38-40) synthase TruA — translation MTDETLRLRLDIAYDGTDFHGWARQGTSTRTVQHTIESALSMVLRTPVELTVAGRTDAGVHASGQVAHADIPRAALDQRSIDGDPARLVRRCAKLLPADVRIFDISEVSPLFDARFSALNRSYVYRVTTHPSGALPTRARDTAVWRRPVDIDAMQAAADAFVGLHDFAAFCKAKPHATTVREVLRMRWVEASTSKEPNLYEAHVAADAFCWNMVRSLVASCLQVGEGSKDPGWVEPLLGETSRSPQVLLAPAKGLTLVDVSYPAPEHYAERARLTRAKRD, via the coding sequence ATGACCGACGAAACGCTGCGCCTGCGCCTGGACATCGCCTACGACGGCACGGATTTCCACGGCTGGGCACGCCAGGGCACGTCCACGCGCACGGTTCAACACACCATTGAGTCGGCGCTGTCGATGGTGCTGCGCACCCCGGTTGAGCTGACGGTAGCGGGGCGTACCGACGCCGGGGTGCACGCCTCCGGCCAGGTCGCGCACGCGGACATCCCCCGGGCCGCGCTCGACCAGCGCTCCATCGACGGCGACCCGGCCCGCCTCGTTCGGCGGTGCGCGAAGCTCCTGCCCGCCGACGTGCGGATCTTCGACATCTCCGAGGTGAGCCCGCTTTTCGACGCCCGCTTCTCCGCGTTGAACCGCTCCTACGTTTACCGGGTGACCACGCACCCCTCCGGCGCGTTGCCGACCCGCGCGCGCGATACCGCCGTGTGGCGCCGCCCGGTCGACATCGACGCCATGCAGGCGGCGGCTGACGCGTTCGTGGGGCTCCACGACTTCGCCGCGTTCTGTAAGGCGAAGCCGCACGCCACGACGGTGCGCGAGGTGTTGAGGATGCGCTGGGTGGAGGCGTCGACAAGCAAAGAGCCCAACCTGTACGAAGCGCACGTCGCTGCCGACGCCTTCTGCTGGAACATGGTCCGTTCGCTCGTTGCGTCGTGCCTGCAGGTCGGGGAGGGGTCGAAGGACCCCGGCTGGGTTGAGCCGCTGCTCGGCGAAACGTCGCGCAGCCCGCAGGTGCTGCTCGCCCCCGCCAAGGGGCTGACGCTTGTCGACGTCTCCTACCCCGCGCCCGAGCACTACGCCGAGCGTGCCCGCCTGACCAGGGCAAAACGGGATTGA
- the rplQ gene encoding 50S ribosomal protein L17, with translation MPTPKKGARLGGSASHQKHIVSNLAMSLFEHGAIKTTEAKAKVLRPYAEKLITKAKKGTLADRRAVAAELPNKDIVAYLFNELAPKFANRDGGYTRSIKLENRAGDNAPMTHISLVLEETVSSEASRAARAAASKQAEAEVVATETVEAEPATEVVEVVETETTEDEK, from the coding sequence ATGCCGACCCCTAAGAAGGGCGCCCGTCTCGGAGGTTCCGCCAGCCACCAGAAACACATCGTTTCCAACCTGGCTATGTCCCTCTTCGAGCACGGGGCAATTAAGACCACCGAGGCCAAGGCCAAGGTTCTGCGCCCCTACGCAGAGAAGCTGATCACCAAGGCGAAGAAGGGCACGCTGGCTGACCGCCGCGCCGTGGCCGCCGAGCTGCCGAACAAGGACATCGTTGCGTACCTGTTCAACGAGCTCGCGCCGAAGTTCGCGAACCGCGATGGCGGTTACACCCGCTCCATCAAGCTCGAGAACCGCGCTGGCGACAACGCGCCGATGACCCACATCTCCCTCGTTCTCGAGGAGACCGTGTCGTCCGAGGCGTCCCGCGCCGCCCGCGCCGCTGCCTCCAAGCAGGCTGAGGCTGAGGTCGTCGCCACCGAGACCGTCGAGGCCGAGCCGGCAACCGAGGTTGTCGAGGTCGTCGAGACTGAAACCACCGAGGACGAGAAGTAA